The Dehalococcoidia bacterium DNA window ATCGTCTTCCACTCGGTGTAGGTGTCGAGCGCGGCGCGGCCGGCCTCGCGGTGGCCGTTGCCCGTGCCGCGCGTGCCGCCGAAGGGCAGTTGAATCTCGGCGCCGATCGTGCCGGCGTTGACGTAGACGATGCCGGTGGTCAGCCGCTCCATCGCCCGGAACGCCTGGTTCACGTCGCGCGTGTAGATCGCGCTGGAGAGGCCGTAGGGCACGTTGTTGTTGACCTCGATCGCCTCGTCCAGCGAATCGACGGCGATCAGCGTCGTCACCGGGCCGAAGATCTCCTCCTGCGCGATGCGCATCGAGCCGCGGGCGCCGGTGAAGACGGTCGGCTCGAAGAAGTAGCCGCCGGCGAAGCCCTGCGGGTGCGCCTCGTGGCCGCCGGTGGCGATGCGGGCGCCCTCGCTCACGCCCACGGGCATGTATGACTCGATCTTCTTGAGCTGGGTCGGATTGATTACCGGGCCGACGTCGGTGCTCGCCTCCCAGCCGGGACCCAGCCGCAGCCCCTGCGCCCGCTTGACCAGCATCTCGGCGAACTGCCCTTCGACCCTGCGGTGCACGATCACGCGGCTGGCCGCGGTGCAGCGCTGGCCACTCGTCCCGAAGGCGCTCCAGACCACCCCTTCCAGCGCCAGCTCCAGGTCGGCGTCGTCCATGATGATGATCGCGTTCTTGCCGCCCATCTCTAAATGGCAGGACTTGCCCAGCTCGCCGCAGCGCTTGCCGACGCCCGTGCCGACGGCGTTCGAGCCGGTGAAGGAGATCAGGCGGATGCGCGGATCGTCTACCACCGCGGCGCCCGGCTCCGCGCCCTGGCCGAAGACGACGTTGAGCACGCCGGGCGGCAGCCCGGCCTCTTCAAAGAGCTTCACCAGGTTCCAGGCGCTGCGCGGCGAGTACTCGGACGGCTTGAACACGGCCGTGTTGCCGCTGATCAGCGCCGGCATCAGCTTCCAGGTCGGGATCGCCATCGGAAAGTTCCAGGGCGTAATCGCGCCGATCACGCCGACGGGCATGCGCACCGACATCGCCCACTTGTTCGGCAGCTCCGAGGGCACCGTCTCGCCAAACTGGCGCCGGCCCTCGCCCGCCATGTAGAAGGTCATGTCGATGCCTTCCTGCACGTCGCCGAGCGATTCGGGCATGACCTTGCCCATCTCGTCGCACAGCTCACGGGCGAGCTGCTGTTTGCGATCGCGCAGCAGCTCGGCCACGCGGAAGAGGATCTCGCCACGTTTGGGCGCCGGCATGGCGCGCCACTTCGGGTAGGCCGCTTCGGCGGCGGCGGCGGCTTCGGCCACGTCCGCGGCGCCGGAACCGGCGACCTCGTGCAGCACGGCGCCGGTGGCTGGGTTGCGGTTC harbors:
- a CDS encoding aldehyde dehydrogenase family protein translates to MSESVPLLQNYIGGRWQPAKSGATFENRNPATGAVLHEVAGSGAADVAEAAAAAEAAYPKWRAMPAPKRGEILFRVAELLRDRKQQLARELCDEMGKVMPESLGDVQEGIDMTFYMAGEGRRQFGETVPSELPNKWAMSVRMPVGVIGAITPWNFPMAIPTWKLMPALISGNTAVFKPSEYSPRSAWNLVKLFEEAGLPPGVLNVVFGQGAEPGAAVVDDPRIRLISFTGSNAVGTGVGKRCGELGKSCHLEMGGKNAIIIMDDADLELALEGVVWSAFGTSGQRCTAASRVIVHRRVEGQFAEMLVKRAQGLRLGPGWEASTDVGPVINPTQLKKIESYMPVGVSEGARIATGGHEAHPQGFAGGYFFEPTVFTGARGSMRIAQEEIFGPVTTLIAVDSLDEAIEVNNNVPYGLSSAIYTRDVNQAFRAMERLTTGIVYVNAGTIGAEIQLPFGGTRGTGNGHREAGRAALDTYTEWKTIYVDYSGRLQRAQIDTN